The Leucobacter viscericola genome includes a window with the following:
- a CDS encoding CarD family transcriptional regulator, whose protein sequence is MQFEVGETVVYPHHGAAKIIEVKKRKLGGEEKLFLKLQVNQGDLTIEVPAENCDLVGVRDVIDQEGLERVFEVLRAPFTEEPTNWSRRYKANLEKLASGDVIKVSEVVRDLWRRDQEVRSLSAGEKRMLAKARQILVSELALAEKTDEDKANAVLDEVLATP, encoded by the coding sequence ATGCAATTTGAGGTCGGAGAGACCGTTGTCTACCCCCACCATGGCGCAGCCAAGATCATCGAGGTGAAGAAACGCAAACTTGGCGGCGAAGAGAAACTTTTCTTGAAGCTGCAGGTGAATCAAGGCGATCTCACCATCGAGGTACCCGCGGAGAACTGCGACCTAGTTGGTGTGCGTGACGTCATTGATCAGGAAGGCCTCGAGCGTGTGTTCGAGGTGCTACGTGCGCCCTTCACCGAAGAGCCGACCAACTGGTCGCGCCGCTACAAGGCGAATCTTGAGAAGCTGGCTTCCGGAGACGTGATTAAGGTTTCCGAGGTCGTACGCGATCTGTGGCGTCGAGATCAAGAGGTGCGTTCACTTTCCGCTGGAGAGAAGCGCATGCTCGCGAAGGCCCGCCAGATTCTTGTCTCCGAGCTCGCGCTCGCTGAGAAGACGGATGAAGACAAGGCCAACGCGGTTCTCGACGAGGTGCTTGCCACCCCGTAG
- the ispF gene encoding 2-C-methyl-D-erythritol 2,4-cyclodiphosphate synthase, which translates to MIRVGTGFDVHAYDPAAPLRLAGLDWPGEPGLAGHSDGDAVCHAIVDALLSAAGLGDIGGLVGVDDPDTKDAASTGFITAALKRLAEHGWQPSNVSVQIIGERPKFAPRRNEAQRVMSELVGAPVSLGATTTDHLGFTGRGEGVAVIATALITQG; encoded by the coding sequence ATGATCCGCGTCGGCACGGGGTTTGACGTGCACGCCTACGACCCGGCAGCGCCGCTGAGGCTGGCGGGCCTCGACTGGCCTGGCGAACCAGGTCTGGCGGGGCACAGCGACGGCGACGCCGTGTGCCACGCCATCGTCGACGCGCTACTCTCCGCGGCAGGCCTCGGCGACATAGGTGGCCTCGTTGGGGTCGATGATCCCGACACAAAAGATGCCGCAAGTACCGGCTTCATCACGGCCGCGCTCAAGCGCCTCGCCGAGCACGGCTGGCAACCCAGCAACGTGTCGGTGCAGATCATCGGTGAGCGACCCAAATTCGCCCCCCGCCGCAACGAGGCGCAACGGGTCATGTCAGAACTCGTCGGGGCTCCGGTCAGTCTCGGCGCCACCACCACTGATCACCTCGGCTTCACCGGACGCGGCGAAGGCGTCGCGGTCATCGCTACGGCGTTAATTACACAGGGTTAG
- the ispD gene encoding 2-C-methyl-D-erythritol 4-phosphate cytidylyltransferase: protein MTGSALSTEQSGGATPHTLPTLGVVLVAAGRGERLGAAAPKAFVELRGRTLIEFGIAVATSLPHPGHLVVVVPEDRAAQTLDLIDSVVQPDASWSVTVVPGGRERHESVRFGIDALPESVDTVLVHDAARPFASAELFERVISEVHRTGDSVVPALPIANTLKRVDAEGIVHETIDRAPLVAVQTPQGFPRETLAAAHATAQLHTDPPTDDAEVVQRAGGRVRTVVGEMRAHKLTTPDDLRILEFFLAANVVGLTEEA from the coding sequence ATGACTGGTTCTGCACTGAGCACCGAACAGAGCGGCGGCGCAACACCGCACACACTCCCCACGCTCGGGGTTGTGCTTGTTGCGGCTGGCCGGGGTGAACGCCTCGGGGCCGCGGCCCCCAAGGCGTTCGTCGAGCTGCGCGGCCGCACCCTGATCGAGTTCGGGATCGCGGTCGCCACGTCGCTCCCCCATCCGGGGCACCTCGTTGTCGTTGTCCCCGAGGATCGCGCCGCGCAGACTCTCGACCTCATCGACAGCGTCGTGCAGCCCGACGCCTCCTGGTCAGTCACGGTCGTGCCCGGCGGCAGAGAACGTCACGAGTCGGTCAGATTTGGCATCGACGCTCTGCCAGAATCGGTCGACACGGTCCTGGTCCACGACGCAGCACGCCCGTTTGCCAGCGCCGAACTCTTCGAAAGAGTCATTAGCGAGGTGCATCGGACTGGCGATTCAGTCGTGCCCGCGCTTCCCATCGCTAACACGCTCAAGCGCGTCGACGCGGAGGGCATCGTGCACGAAACGATCGACCGCGCCCCCCTGGTGGCCGTGCAGACACCCCAGGGGTTCCCTCGGGAAACGCTTGCCGCGGCTCACGCCACAGCGCAGTTGCACACGGATCCTCCAACCGACGATGCCGAGGTCGTGCAGCGCGCGGGTGGTCGTGTGCGCACGGTCGTCGGCGAGATGCGCGCGCATAAGCTCACAACTCCCGACGATCTGCGGATCCTCGAGTTCTTTCTCGCCGCGAACGTGGTCGGTCTCACGGAGGAAGCATGA